In Quercus robur chromosome 11, dhQueRobu3.1, whole genome shotgun sequence, the following proteins share a genomic window:
- the LOC126704624 gene encoding G-type lectin S-receptor-like serine/threonine-protein kinase At4g03230, whose amino-acid sequence MLNSERHVQTLKDLSEFKEEDEKGIDVPFFYLESILIATNNFSNENKLGEGGYGPVYKDKLPNGQAIAVKRLSSVSSQGLQEFKNKVVLIARLQHQNLVRLYGYCIKGTEKILLYEYMLNKSLDFFIFG is encoded by the exons ATGTTAAACAGTGAAAGACATGTCCAAACTCTGAAAGACTTAAGTGAGttcaaagaagaagatgaaaaaggcATAGATGTgccctttttttatttggaaagcATACTAATTGCTACAAATAACTTCTCAAATGAAAACAAGCTTGGAGAAGGAGGTTATGGACCTGTTTACAAG GATAAACTTCCAAATGGTCAAGCAATTGCAGTAAAGAGGCTTTCAAGTGTCTCGAGTCAAGGTTTAcaagaatttaagaacaaagtGGTATTGATTGCAAGACTTCAGCATCAAAACCTTGTTAGACTCTATGGATATTGCATAAAAGGGACtgaaaaaattttactttatgaGTACATGCTGAATAAAAGTTTAGACTTTTTCATATTTGGTTAG